The Thermodesulfovibrionales bacterium region TTAGGGTATTAGAATATAAATGTCATGTCAATGGTAAGTCTTGCCTTTTTATATGCTGATTTTGCTTTCTATAAAATAATTTCATAAAAAAATAATTAAAACAAATCTTGTTATACATTTTTATATTTCTCAACTTAAATATGGATTATCAACTTCAAAAGGAAAAATGCATGTTACTTTCTTAAATGGATTTAGTAAAAATATTATCCAAAATATGCTACAATTTAAAAATGAATAAAAGGTCAGTAAAGCGACCTGGCAATATCTTAAAATATACTCACCAGAAAGACCCTTAATCATATTTTTCAGGGAGAATGATGCCCCAGTGATTGCCTTTATTGATTGTTTCTCTGGTATAAGTGGAGATATGCTTCTTGGAGCTCTGATTGATGCTGGAGCCCCTCCAGAGGAGCTGATAAAGGGCATACCTCTAAATGTTGAGCTGAAGATTAAAAAAATAGAACGGGCCGGCATAAGGGCAAGTAGTGTAAAACTTGAGTTTGAAAGAAAGGGAATATACAGTATTAAGGATTTTAAAAAACTCCTTTCAGAATCAGAGATACCTGAGGCACTCAGAACCAAAGCGGAAAGGATTATTGAAAACCTATTTCTTGCAGAGGCAAAGGTTCACGGACTTAAACCAGAAGACGTTCACCTCCATGAACTGGGTTCACCTGATACCCTTATAGATATAATCGGTACATTGAGAGGTATTGAGTTTCTTGGAATTAAAAAATTATTCTGCTCCTCAGTAAATGTTGGAAGGGGGGTTATAAGAACGGCTCATGGAATCCTTCCTGTTCCTGCACCTGCAACCCTTGAGCTCCTTAAGGGATTTTCAATTATATCTCAGGGTCCAGAGGCTGAACTCACCACACCAACTGGAGCAGCCTTACTTAAGGATCTGGCAGAACCATCTGCCATACCTTTAATGAGAATCATCAAGACAGGATATGGAGCAGGCTCAAGGGATTTCAAGGACTGGCCAAATATACTGAGACTCATCATCGGAGAGCCTGAAAATATGAACAGGGAATTACTCTATATTATAGAGACCAGTATAGATGATATGAATCCGCAGCTCTATGATAATCTCCTGGACCAGCTTCTTTGTAGCGGTGCCCTTGATGTTTACATAGAGAATATCATAATGAAAAAATCAAGACCCGGGCAGAAGATCTCTGTACTCTGCAGGGAAGAGCAAATACCAGTCATTACAGATATCATTTTTAAAGAAACCACCACCCTTGGCCTCAGAATAATGAGGGTTGAAAGAATCAGCCTTCCAAGAAAGATTGAGGAATTCAGTTCAAGTCTTGGAAGGGTGAGGGTTAAGATTGCTGAGTTTAAAGGGATAAGAAAGTTTTCTCCTGAATATGAGGACATAAAGGCAATCGCAAAAGAAAAGGGATTATCACTCTTTGATGTTAGTGAGAAGATAAAAAAAGAGATTGCTAATAAATACTCTGCTCCATTACTCTGATATGTTCCTGTCTAAGACCACCTATTACTACAGTTATTAATCCACCCTTTTTTATGACACCTTTGTTATTAGGGAAAACAATGTAAGAAAAGGGTATTTGTTTTGAACCACCGAAAAGTCTCGGAGGTCTCTCGACAAATATAATCTCTCCTGTAAGTTCATCAACTATGTAAGTCTCTTTTGGATTAAGAGGTCTTGTCTTTATATCACCGCATATCCTGTACTTCACCTCAACTACCCGACCAGATGCAACCAGGATAGCCTCTTTTACCTCCAGTCTTAATTCATGATATTCTCCCGAAGGTAAAGGACCCCTGGACACACAGGAAAAAAGGAATAGAAGAGAGAGCAAATATATAAATCTTAAACCTGATATCATCCTCATCCTATCCGCCTGTCAGATTGAGCCTCTGTATTGACCTTGCGAGACCTGTCTTTGTGTCTATGTCTATCAAAACTGCTGAAAGCACTGATCTTCCCTTTGCAACCTCAAATTTTTTTGGCATCTGGTAAAGAAATCGATCAATAATCTGGGGTATCTCTATACCTATTATTGAATCAACCGGTCCTGTCATGCCAACATCTGTTATATAGGCAGTTCCTTTTGGAAGTATCCTCTCATCTGCTGTCTGGACATGGGTATGAGTACCTATTACTGCGCTGACCATTCCGTCAAGATAATATCCTAACGCCATCTTCTCTGAGGTTGCTTCTGCATGAAAGTCAATGATTATTATTCTTGTTTCAGCCAGAATCCTCTCTATCTCTATAAGGCCTGTTCTGAAGGGACAGTCTACAGGGGTCATGAATACCCTTCCCTGAAGATTAACCACCCCTATCTTAAAGCCATTCAAGGTGTAAATAATACTACCATGTCCTGGCACACCAGCTGGATAATTAAAAGGTCTTAATATAAAGGGCTCTTTTGCAATGAAAGAGATATCCTCCTTCTTATCCCAGACATGATTGCCCGTGGTGATAACATTGATTTTTTGTTCAAAGAGTTCCTTTGCCACCTTTTCTGTAATTCCAAAGCCACCTGCAGCATTCTCGCCATTGGCAATAATAAAGTCTATTCTTAGTTTCTCAATAAGGCCCGGAAGGAGGGATTTAACAGCGTTCCTTCCAGGCCTTCCTACTATATCACCTATGAACAGAACCCTGAGATTATCTTGCATAGTCTACATACCTGGTCTCTCTTATGACTGTAACCTTTATCTGTCCGGGATAGGACATCTGGGACTCTATCCTTCTTGAAAGATCCCTTGCAATCATTGCACACTCCTCATCAGAGAGTTCCTCAGGTTTCACAATTATCCTTATCTCCCTTCCTGCCTGCATGGCATAACAGGCCTGAACACCTTTAAAGGACATTGCCATCTCCTCCAGCTGTTTTAACCTCTTTAGATAATTCTCTATGCTCTCCCTTCTTACTCCTGGCCTTGCAGCCGAAAGGGCATCTGCTGCCGCCACAAGGGCTGCCTCCACTGTCTCGGGATCTCCTTCACCATGGTGAACAAGGATGGCATTTATGACTGCCTGATCCTCTCCAAATTTTCTTGCCAGGTTCGCACCTATCTCCTGATGAGAACCATCCATCTCATG contains the following coding sequences:
- a CDS encoding TIGR00282 family metallophosphoesterase translates to MQDNLRVLFIGDIVGRPGRNAVKSLLPGLIEKLRIDFIIANGENAAGGFGITEKVAKELFEQKINVITTGNHVWDKKEDISFIAKEPFILRPFNYPAGVPGHGSIIYTLNGFKIGVVNLQGRVFMTPVDCPFRTGLIEIERILAETRIIIIDFHAEATSEKMALGYYLDGMVSAVIGTHTHVQTADERILPKGTAYITDVGMTGPVDSIIGIEIPQIIDRFLYQMPKKFEVAKGRSVLSAVLIDIDTKTGLARSIQRLNLTGG
- the larC gene encoding nickel pincer cofactor biosynthesis protein LarC yields the protein MIAFIDCFSGISGDMLLGALIDAGAPPEELIKGIPLNVELKIKKIERAGIRASSVKLEFERKGIYSIKDFKKLLSESEIPEALRTKAERIIENLFLAEAKVHGLKPEDVHLHELGSPDTLIDIIGTLRGIEFLGIKKLFCSSVNVGRGVIRTAHGILPVPAPATLELLKGFSIISQGPEAELTTPTGAALLKDLAEPSAIPLMRIIKTGYGAGSRDFKDWPNILRLIIGEPENMNRELLYIIETSIDDMNPQLYDNLLDQLLCSGALDVYIENIIMKKSRPGQKISVLCREEQIPVITDIIFKETTTLGLRIMRVERISLPRKIEEFSSSLGRVRVKIAEFKGIRKFSPEYEDIKAIAKEKGLSLFDVSEKIKKEIANKYSAPLL